The segment TGAAAAAGAGGGTGCCGTAGAACAAAGTCACAGAAAGCAGGTGGGCACTGCATGTGGAGAAAGCTTTGCTCCTGcccttttcagtctttttttctgGATGGCAAAGAGGACACAGGCATAGGAGATTAAGATTGTCATAAAAGTAAAAGCTTGCACAaaagttgagaaaataaaaaccacaaatgCATTAATAGATAGATCTGTGCAAGAAATTTTAAGTCATAAATGAATCAGCTCACTGTGGATATTGTGCTCTTTTTatcaacaaataatatttttcctcaaatatttctcctcaaataaagacaataaaataaagattaatgaaGCATGTCCTCTATGTAGAGataaattttcctttaataaaTATAGGAATTTATAAGACCATGTATAATGTACAAAAGAtcagaaatacagagacagatgGACAAAATacatgacatttattttaaaaatcaatttattttgcttaactgtGAGTTATCAAGTACACCTCTTATTTAAGTATTTGCCAGTTCCCCAAAAGTGTATTCATTTGGTCTATATGTGTTGAAAACAATGTGctcagtaaaataatttaattaaaaaatataaaatattttgcaaatcaacacattttcaaatatatgcaagaaaaatatttaaaattttaaatattgttaatgTTTATATCTTTTAATAACTATAGTACAAATgctgtttttaaatttgaatctTCCTAGAAACATTTGTTTTGAAAACCTCAAAATTTATTACAATAATAGTAACTTGGTACACATGTTTATTTCATCATTATGAATTGCTCATATGATAATAggtgttatataatatatacttaagTCTAATAATATGTCACTATAAATATCCATTAgaaagattaatttaaaattattttattaaggaTTTTTTTACAGGGACATCAGTACTTTCTGAACAGGTTAGAGACATACtgagaaattctttaaaaaagtatCATTCAAAAAATTTAAGGTCAATATCTGGGAATTTAAGAGCTTATCTGTGCATTAGGATTTAGTAACTTTGAGATGTCAGTTTCACTTTCATCCTTGAGCATGTAATTCAGACCAAAATAATGAGTGGAGTCTGTTTCTAAtgcattatcattattttgactATAACAATAAAGTCAAACGATCAGCATATCAAGTTTAAGTTTTTTCTTCATTCAGTAATTATTAGATACCTGCTACGTGCAAAAACTAAACAGTtactgcaattttttaaaaagagtaaagtAGAAAAAGTTATGAATACTATCCAGCAAACATTTATTTCCTTATGATTTTTCTCAGGGCCCCTAAAACTTCCTTGTTTCTTAGACTATAAATAAAAGGGTTCAGCAGGGGAATAATAATTGTGTAGAATAAAGAATACATCTTATCCTGATATTGATCTGGGCCAGACCCAGGACGCACATACATAAAGAAGAGAGTgccataaaataagaaaacagagagCAGATGAGCACTGCATGTGGAGAAAGCTTTGCTCCTGCCCTTTTCAGACTTCTTTTTCAGGATGGCAAAGAGGACACGGGTATAGGAGACTAAGATGGTCATAAAAGTAAAAGCTTGTATAGaagcagcaaaaataaaaaccacaaatgCATTAATAGATGGGTCTGTGCAAGAAATTGTAAATAGGGGCAAGatttcacagtagaaatgatgtaTTATATTGGACTTGCAGAAGGTTAACCTAAACAGCAATCCTACATGAACTATGGGATGCAAGAAACCAATGACATAGCACACACTTATCAACCAAGTACAGACTCTGTGAGACATTATCACTGGGTAAAGCAAAGGGTTGCATATGGCtgcatagcggtcataggccatcactaCCAGGAGGAAACATTCTGTGGTGGCACTAGAGCCAAAAAAGTAATATTGAGCCATGCACTCAGAGAGGGATATCATTTGGCTTTTGTCTAAGATGTTGACAAGCATCCTTGGAGTCACAGAGGATGAAGTACAAGCATCGGCAAAAGCTAAACCTCCAAGGAATATGTACATGGGGGTGTGAAGGTGGGGGTCCTTCCAGATAAGGAAAATCAGTCCCAGGTTGCCCACTATAGTGATGAGATAGATGAACAAGAACGCCAGGAACAGGGGCACGCGGAGCTCCGGAATATCCGTAAGTCCCGTGAGAACAAATTCAG is part of the Sorex araneus isolate mSorAra2 chromosome 2, mSorAra2.pri, whole genome shotgun sequence genome and harbors:
- the LOC101550070 gene encoding olfactory receptor 5AC1-like, which codes for MMETNKTQVTEFVLTGLTDIPELRVPLFLAFLFIYLITIVGNLGLIFLIWKDPHLHTPMYIFLGGLAFADACTSSSVTPRMLVNILDKSQMISLSECMAQYYFFGSSATTECFLLVVMAYDRYAAICNPLLYPVIMSHRVCTWLISVCYVIGFLHPIVHVGLLFRLTFCKSNIIHHFYCEILPLFTISCTDPSINAFVVFIFAASIQAFTFMTILVSYTRVLFAILKKKSEKGRSKAFSTCSAHLLSVFLFYGTLFFMYVRPGSGPDQYQDKMYSLFYTIIIPLLNPFIYSLRNKEVLGALRKIIRK